AGGTATTGCTATCTTCAATGAAGTCGCCCAAGTTGGAGTCCGCATCATCACCAATTGGCGTTTCCATGGAGATTGGCTCTTTAGCAATCTTCATAATCTTGCGAATCTTGTCCTCAGGAATTTCCATCTTGAGAGCCAAGGTTGCAGCATCTGGCTCATGACCAGTCTCTTGCAAGATTTGACGGCTAATACGGTTCATCTTGTTGATCGTCTCAATCATATGCACTGGGATACGAATCGTACGTGCCTGGTCAGCAATAGAACGGGTAATCGCCTGACGAATCCACCAAGTTGCATAAGTAGAGAACTTATAACCACGACGGTATTCAAACTTATCTACCGCCTTCATCAAACCGATATTACCCTCCTGGATCAAATCCAAGAACTGCAAACCGCGGTTGGTGTATTTCTTAGCAATCGAGATTACCAAACGTAAGTTGGCAACAGTCATTTCACGCTTTGCTTCACGGGTACGCTTCTCGCCAGCAGTCATCTGCTTGTTTACTTCTTTCAACTCTGGAAGTGGTAATACAACGCGCGTCTGAATATCAATCAACTTCTGCTGTAGTTCTTGAATCGCTGGAACGTTACGCTGCAGCAATGCGGTGTATGGCTTGTTTTCTTTGAGGAGCTTATTTACCCACTCTAGATTCATCGACATTTTTGGGAAGTCTTTTAATACCTCACCACGATTAACGCCAACCTTATCTACCAACAAGCTCACAATGCCGCGCTCGAGCTTCCAAACTTGGTCCACTTGTGAGCGCATGGTGTCACATAATTTCTCAACACTCTTTGCAGTCAAACGGAAGCCAAGTAACTCACCACGAATAGCTTCTTGCGCCTTGATATAAGCTGGGCAGTTATAACCCTCTTTATCAAAAGCACGACGCATCTTGTCAGACTGGGTGCGCACAATTGCAAACTTCTCTAGGGAGATCTGCTTTAATTCCTCGAGTTGTTTTGCGTTTGCTGTCGCTGCACCGCCGCCGCCTCCACCTTCATCTTCGCCGCCTTCTTCGTCACCCTCTTCAGCATCTGGGTCGATTTCTGGCTCTTCAGGTCCAAGCTTAATATCTTCGGCGTTTGGATCAACTAAACCATCGACAAATTGATCAATCTCCATCTCGCCGCTAGCAATCTTGTCTACGTTAGCCAAGATCTCGCCGATCGTAACAGGGCAAGCGGCCAAGGCCATCACCATGTCTTTAAGACCTGCTTCAATCTTCTTCGCAATCACGATCTCGCCTTCGCGAGTTAGCAAATCTACAGTACCCATCTCGCGCATATACATACGGACTGGATCAGTTGTACGACCGAACTCGGAGTCAACAGTAGCTAAAGCAGCTTCCGCTTCTTCTTCAGCCTCTTCTTCGGAAGTCGTTGCGGAAGCATTTTCATTTAGGAGCAGGGTCTCAGCATCTGGAGCCTGCTCATACACAGTAATGTTGATATCGTTCAAGAGACTGATCAATGTTTCTAATGCGTCAGCATCTGACAACTCATCAGACATCACGTCATTCATTTCGCCATGAGTTAAGTAACCCTTGGACTTACCCATCTTGATCAATGTCTTCAGACGAGTACGACGTAATTCTTGTTGCTCTTCAGAACCCAACTGTTGCGCTGCGAATTCTTTTAAGAGTGCTTTTTCTTTTGCCTTACGCTCACGTGCTTTTTGACGATCAGTGAGAACTGGTTCAGCACCTTCCGCAGCAGCATCCGCTTTTGGTTTGCGACCTTTTTTTACTTCTTCTGTCGCAACAAGCTCAGTCTCTAGCTCAACTGCTTTTGCTTTTTTACCCTTAGCTTCTTTGGCTTCCGGAACTTCCTTAGCCGCTTTAGCATCCTTGGCTGGCTTTAACTCAAGCTTAGGAGCGGCAGCTTTGGCTTTTTTAGGTGCTTCTACTTTCGCTACTGGCTTTGCCGCGGTCTTTGTTGGAGCTTTTGCTGCTGGCTTAGCGGGAGCCTTCACTGGCTTAGCTGGTGCTTTTGCTGTTACTTTAGATTTAGCTACTGGTTTGGCAGGGGCCTTCGCTTTTGCTGCTGGCTTGGCAGGTGCTTTTACTGGTGCCTTAGCTTTAGCAACTGGTTTAGTAGGCGTCTTGGCTTTTGCCGCTGGCTTAGCCGGTGCTTTGGCTTTGGCTACTGGCTTGGCTGCCTTTGCGGGGGCTTTAGCTTTAGCAACTGCCTTGGCTTTTGCCACTGGCTTGACTGGTGCTTTGGCTTTCGCTACTGGCTTGGCTGGTTTAGCTGCTGGTTTTTTCTTGGTATTAGGCATTTATTAGCACTTACTCACGTTACTGATGATTGTTCTCGACTGCTTAGGCGCAGCCACTTAGTCCACTTGCCCCAAATTTCTTCAAAATAAAGCGCAAGTGGCTGAATTAAATCGGTTTTTTTCTGGGAATAGAGGATTATAGTCGATTACGACTTTTTTACCCCCATCCGCACTCAAAATATGGGGTA
This genomic stretch from Polynucleobacter corsicus harbors:
- the rpoD gene encoding RNA polymerase sigma factor RpoD, with the protein product MPNTKKKPAAKPAKPVAKAKAPVKPVAKAKAVAKAKAPAKAAKPVAKAKAPAKPAAKAKTPTKPVAKAKAPVKAPAKPAAKAKAPAKPVAKSKVTAKAPAKPVKAPAKPAAKAPTKTAAKPVAKVEAPKKAKAAAPKLELKPAKDAKAAKEVPEAKEAKGKKAKAVELETELVATEEVKKGRKPKADAAAEGAEPVLTDRQKARERKAKEKALLKEFAAQQLGSEEQQELRRTRLKTLIKMGKSKGYLTHGEMNDVMSDELSDADALETLISLLNDINITVYEQAPDAETLLLNENASATTSEEEAEEEAEAALATVDSEFGRTTDPVRMYMREMGTVDLLTREGEIVIAKKIEAGLKDMVMALAACPVTIGEILANVDKIASGEMEIDQFVDGLVDPNAEDIKLGPEEPEIDPDAEEGDEEGGEDEGGGGGGAATANAKQLEELKQISLEKFAIVRTQSDKMRRAFDKEGYNCPAYIKAQEAIRGELLGFRLTAKSVEKLCDTMRSQVDQVWKLERGIVSLLVDKVGVNRGEVLKDFPKMSMNLEWVNKLLKENKPYTALLQRNVPAIQELQQKLIDIQTRVVLPLPELKEVNKQMTAGEKRTREAKREMTVANLRLVISIAKKYTNRGLQFLDLIQEGNIGLMKAVDKFEYRRGYKFSTYATWWIRQAITRSIADQARTIRIPVHMIETINKMNRISRQILQETGHEPDAATLALKMEIPEDKIRKIMKIAKEPISMETPIGDDADSNLGDFIEDSNTLAPAEAALHDSMRDVVKDVLDSLTPREAKVLRMRFGVEMSTDHTLEEVGKQFDVTRERIRQIEAKALRKMRHPSRSDKLKTFLEED